AAAATTTCTCTGCATTACCTAAGTGCCACTTACCAATAGCACAAGTTTGGTATTCATTTTTTTGTAGCAATTCTGAAATCAATAATTCATTTAACGGAAGTCCTATATTTGATGAATCGTCTTGAACTTCATTTTCTGGATTATTTTCGTGACCAAATTCTTGTTGATAGCGCCCAGAAAGCAAACCCGCTCTGCTTGGGCTACAGTACGGATGTGTAGCATATCCTTGACTAAAAACAACACCTTCTTTCGCCAAATTATCTAAATTGCGAGTAGGAATATCTGTTCCTCCATTAAAACCAACATCGCCCCAACCTTGGTCATCGGATAAAATAATTAATACATTCGGTTTTTTGTCTTTTTGAGCAATTCCTGCATAAGAAATAAGAAGTAACATAACTAGAATTAGATAATTTTTCATTGCTTTGTCTATTTAATAGAGGGTTCAAATTTATCTCAAGAATATTAATTGTTGTTTCACAGATGATTTTATTTGAAAAACATATGATTTTTATTCGTAATAATCCCAAAAATCGCAAAGTGTTGGATAAATATCATGGATGTAAGATAACCCACTATACTTCGTTCCCTTTTGCTGAACAAAACCTCCTGAGAAAATTAAAGGCACATGAATTCCGCCTTCTTCATAAACATTTGGTTTTTGGGTTTTGTTACTTTTTTGTGCCTGAGATGACCAAGCAATCGTACAAAAAAACAAAAGGAATCCTATTTTTTTTATTTGATTTTTGCAATCCATATTTGTGCTATTTTTTATTGGATATGTAATGGAGTAATATCCTTAAAAACTAAAGGTTATTGCTGGAATTTTTGAGCTACTTACCAGCTTTGTGTTTTTTTATTTTACCGATCTGCGCTACCATCAATGCCATAAGTTGTAGAAACTTTGAAAAACTATTTTCTTATGAGTTGTTTTTCCGTAAAGCTGACATTGTTTACGGTGACAAATCCAATGGTATCTTGTATTACGTCATCAAAAACAATTGGCGCTCTATGGTCAAAACTTGCCACCTTTAATTGGATGTTTTGTAGGGTTAAACCTTTTACATGACGCGCATAAATTCCGCTTGACGGCAAAGTTCCAATTAAACTAAATTCTGGCCACCAATCTCCTAAAATATCTAATGTATATTCTTTTATAGAATTGTTTGCATCCTCTTTGGTTCCTCCACCTGCAACTGTCATTTGAATATTATTTAATTGAATATCGTTAATATATCGATTTGGCATACCAGTTATAAATATGGCTGAATTTTTGTCGAGCATACTATTGTCGATAATCATTCCATTAAAAATAAAATTGTGCATTGCTTTCATTGGCGCCATTTCTAAAGGAGCATCAACACCTGCACGCTGTTGGCAAAAAGTCATAAAAATAGGGCGAGGAACATTTCGCATTACTAAATTAGAGAAGGTTATATTTTTCATTTCTCCACCTTCATTCATTTGTATTTTTAAACCTGAATCTTGAATATCATGAAAAGTGCAATTACTAACCGTAACAGAATCAAAATCTCCTCTAGACGCCAATCCTATGCGCATTCCCGCCCATTTACTTGTAAATACACAATTGGTTATCGTTATATCTTTACAAGGTTTATCTACTCTTGAAGTTTGTAAACATATAGAGTCATCACTGGTATCAAACGAAGAATTAGCAACTCGAACATTGGTGCATCCATCAAAATCAAGTCCATCACCATTATGATTTACCCTACTTTTTATTTTGATTCCATCTACCACGATTTCATTACAATACAACCAAGCCGAAGTCCAAGATGCAGGATTTATAATAGTAACATCTCGCATGTGCACTTTCTCACAATTCAGAAAACGCATGAGCATTGGTCGCCCAGTAATTTTATTAAAATTTTTAGCATACCCGTTACCATCGATGGTTCCATAACCTTCAATGGCAAAAGATTTAGCATTCTTAGCAAAAATTAAACAACGATCCAAATGGGGTTCGTTTTTATAGGTGTTTTTATGTGTAACTGTGCTATAATCTGCTATATCAGGACTTGCTAATAAAGTTGCTCCATTTGCAATGTGCAGCGTTACAAAATCTTTTAAATAAATAGTGCCAATTACCACTGTTTTTCCAGAAGGAATAATAACGCTACCACCTCCATTTTTGCTACAAGCATCAATTGCGGCTTGTACTTCTTTGGTATCTTTTGTTTTGCCATCCGCTTTTGCGCCATAATCCAAAACATTGAAATCTTGGGCAAAAAGTTGTATCTGAATTAAAAACAACAGAATTATTAGTTTAGTTTTTATCATCTCTTCTTTTTCAGGTAATTAAGTCGCTCTTGTACCAATTTATCTTGTTGTACAATTGCTTGTATTTTGGTTGGCTCTATTTCAAAATCAAACCCGTAATCAAAGGAATTTAAAAGAGTAATTGAATTTAAAATAAGTAATCCTTCAGTCGCATCTTTAGTGGCATATAAAGCATCAAGCATAACTTTAGAAGGATTCTTAACTTTTATAAGTCCGAGAAACTCTGCTGCGCGAACTTTATTTATTAATTCGGTATCATTTTTTTCTATCATTTTTATTTCTGGAATAAAACTTTTTGCTTTATCTGCAAAACTACTACAAACAATAATGCTCCAATACCGTTTCCATGGATCTTTAGATTGCAAACCTTCTTTTATTTTAGGTGCTGCTTTCTTATAATCTAAAAGCATCCAATTGGCCGTTGTCCTATAATCTTTAATTTGCTTTTTATGTGCTTGACCAAAAGCCACTGGATTATCAAAAGCATTTTTAATTAGATAAAACTCTGGATAAAACGATAAGTCTGGCATACCTTTTTCCCAAACTATTAATTTGTTTCTAAGTTCTGATAGTATTTTTTTATAGGAAGCTTCTGAAGATAGATCTTTAGTTTCAAACGGATCGGCTTCTACATCAAACAACATCTCCGCCTTTCTTGGTTTAAAAAATTGCTTTTGTATTGCAATCAATTCTCCAGCTTCATAAAGGGCTTCCCATTCTTGATAAGCTACTTGTTTATAACGATAGTTGTTTGTTAAACCATCAAAATTAAAAGGTTGATAACTTCGAATATATTTATATTTACCAACTCTGACAGAACGAACCATGTCATATTTTTCGTCAAATCGATCAGCATAGCCGTAAGTTGTATTTCTAGATTCTATTTCTTTTTTAGTAATTACTTTTCCTAAAAAAGGTTTTCCATCCAATTGTTTTGGTATTGTAACTCCTGCTAAATTTAATACTGTTGGTGCTAAATCAATAAAACTAACAAAACCATCTACTGTACCTCCTATTTGAAACGGAGTAAAATCACGATATTTTTCTGGCACATAAACCACCATTGGCACATGTAATCCTGTTTCATAAACATACCCTTTACTACCTGGTAAAACACCACCGTGATCTCCATAATAAAATATAAATGTACTCTCTAATAAGCCGTCTTCTTTTAATTGCGAAACAACTTTACCTACTTGTTTATCCATTTCTACATGCTTATCTCTGTAATAAGCATTAGCAAATTCAAATATTTTTGTTTTAGGATGATTTGGCTGAATTGTATTCTTATTTTGTGAAGTGATAGTTGCCAAGCTCTCCATTTCTTCTTTGGTATAATGCAAACTCGATTCATGCGTTGTTTCTATATTGAATACATGAAAAAATGGTTGTCCGTTTTTTCTATTTCTCCAAGTAGCAGTTTTTGAAGAATCATCCCAAACTCCAGAATCTTTTATAAAATTATAATCTTCTTTACTATTATTTGTAGTGTAATATCCTGCATC
The nucleotide sequence above comes from Aureibaculum algae. Encoded proteins:
- a CDS encoding glycoside hydrolase family 28 protein, which gives rise to MIKTKLIILLFLIQIQLFAQDFNVLDYGAKADGKTKDTKEVQAAIDACSKNGGGSVIIPSGKTVVIGTIYLKDFVTLHIANGATLLASPDIADYSTVTHKNTYKNEPHLDRCLIFAKNAKSFAIEGYGTIDGNGYAKNFNKITGRPMLMRFLNCEKVHMRDVTIINPASWTSAWLYCNEIVVDGIKIKSRVNHNGDGLDFDGCTNVRVANSSFDTSDDSICLQTSRVDKPCKDITITNCVFTSKWAGMRIGLASRGDFDSVTVSNCTFHDIQDSGLKIQMNEGGEMKNITFSNLVMRNVPRPIFMTFCQQRAGVDAPLEMAPMKAMHNFIFNGMIIDNSMLDKNSAIFITGMPNRYINDIQLNNIQMTVAGGGTKEDANNSIKEYTLDILGDWWPEFSLIGTLPSSGIYARHVKGLTLQNIQLKVASFDHRAPIVFDDVIQDTIGFVTVNNVSFTEKQLIRK
- a CDS encoding sulfatase family protein, which gives rise to MQPQQFQWKVVVFVLFYATTFYSQNDTKKSLPNIVWIVSEDNSKHYMKLFDENGVATPNIEKLVEHGLLFTHAFSNAAVCSVARSTIISGSYAPRTGTQYHRRNKLVPMPTDLKMFPAYLRDAGYYTTNNSKEDYNFIKDSGVWDDSSKTATWRNRKNGQPFFHVFNIETTHESSLHYTKEEMESLATITSQNKNTIQPNHPKTKIFEFANAYYRDKHVEMDKQVGKVVSQLKEDGLLESTFIFYYGDHGGVLPGSKGYVYETGLHVPMVVYVPEKYRDFTPFQIGGTVDGFVSFIDLAPTVLNLAGVTIPKQLDGKPFLGKVITKKEIESRNTTYGYADRFDEKYDMVRSVRVGKYKYIRSYQPFNFDGLTNNYRYKQVAYQEWEALYEAGELIAIQKQFFKPRKAEMLFDVEADPFETKDLSSEASYKKILSELRNKLIVWEKGMPDLSFYPEFYLIKNAFDNPVAFGQAHKKQIKDYRTTANWMLLDYKKAAPKIKEGLQSKDPWKRYWSIIVCSSFADKAKSFIPEIKMIEKNDTELINKVRAAEFLGLIKVKNPSKVMLDALYATKDATEGLLILNSITLLNSFDYGFDFEIEPTKIQAIVQQDKLVQERLNYLKKKR